CAACTGCGGTTCCTCGACCGCGCCGTTGACAATCTCCGCCAACACCCTCGCTCTCAACCGGTTATCTACCGAAAGGCCCGAGTTGTCCTTGATATCCACGCCGCTGACGTCGAACCCGTGCTCGCGCAGCACATCCAGCGTGGCTTGGGTGTCGACCTGGAAGCTGGGCTGTTTGCCGCGGGCATCGGCAAGCTCGCGGGCAATGGCCTCCGCCATGACGTTATCGGAATGCCGCACCATCTCCAGCGCGCGCTCGCTCAGGGGCGCCGACTCGACGCTGGCCAGCTCCTCCGCACCGTCAGCCATCGTGCCCGCGGCGAATTTATCCGTGCCCAAGCGCTTGGCCAGCTCTCCCGCGACGTCGAGGGCCGGGGTGTGGCTGCGCGGGACATCGCCCTCCGTAGCGCCGATGCGACCACCGTACAGCATGGCCGGCTCCATGGGCGCGACGAAGCCCTCATCCACGTTCTCCGGATCCCAGCCCGGCGCCTGCGGCTCGCCCGCCCACGCGGAGGTATCGATGTACACGCCCGCCACCTGGGTGCCGGTCTTTTCAATCTGGTCCGCGAGGTCATCGAGCTGCTCGTTGGTCATCCAGACATCGCCAGCTGCCTTGATAACCACGTTGTTCGGATCCTTGCCGCGGTAGACCTTGGTAGTAATCCGCTTGGACTCATCCAGTGCCAGCGTTGCCGCGGCGGTGGTCAACACCTTCGTCGAGGAAGCCGGGGTCAGCGCCTTATCCGCATCGCGCTCCCAGACCACCGAGCCGGTCTCACTATCGATGACCTGCCCGCCAAAGGTGGCCAAATCCTCGTTCTTGCCCAGCTCATCGAGCTTCGCGCTGAGCGCCGCAAAATCCACGTCCTGCGCCTTAGCCGGCTGCAGGGGATTCTCCGGGGCCTGGACCGTTTCGGCCTCGCCATGCGAAAGATCGCCGTACTCGCGCTGGATGGTAACCCCCAGCGCAGCCGTGCCCCCGACCGCCGCCGTGACCACCAGCGCGGTTACTGACCACCAAACCTTCTTAGCTTTCATCGCCACCAACCCTAGCGCGGATGGGCGACGCGCTAGACTATTGACGGTAATTAACACCCAATCCCACATGGAGGACATCGCTGTGAGCGTTGAAGTAACCATTGAAATCCCAAAGGGCTCCCGCAATAAGTACGAGGTGGACCACGAGTCCGGCAAGGTCTACCTGGACCGCTACCTGTTCACCCCAATGGCCTACCCCGCCGACTACGGCTTCATCGACCACACGCTTGGCGAAGACGGCGACCCCCTCGACGCCCTCGTCATCCTCCCCGAGCCCGTTTTCCCCGGTGTCATCGTTGAAGCCCGCATCGTCGGCGTGTTCAAGATGACCGATGAGGCCGGCGGCGACGACAAGCTGCTTGCCGTCATCGATGACCCACGCTGGGAGCGCTACCAGGACATCGATGATGTGGAACAGCACATCAAGGACGAAATCGAGCACTTCTTCGTCCACTACAAGGACCTCGAGCCCAACAAGGAAGTTTCCGGCTCCGGCTGGGGAGACAAGGCCGAGGCCGAGAAGATTCTGGAAGAGGCCAAGGCTCGCCTGAAGTAGGCTGCGGGGGCTCTTAGGGCTCGGCCCGCGCGTTTGCGGGGCCGAGCTTGGCGTTTTAGGGCCATGAAGCCTGTTTTGGGGCCCAGCTGATGCGTTTTTGGCGGCCACCTGATGCGTTTTTGCAAATAGGCCATGGAAACCGTGAGGTTTGGGGCCACTATTTGTTAAAACGC
This is a stretch of genomic DNA from Corynebacterium accolens. It encodes these proteins:
- the dacB gene encoding D-alanyl-D-alanine carboxypeptidase/D-alanyl-D-alanine endopeptidase yields the protein MKAKKVWWSVTALVVTAAVGGTAALGVTIQREYGDLSHGEAETVQAPENPLQPAKAQDVDFAALSAKLDELGKNEDLATFGGQVIDSETGSVVWERDADKALTPASSTKVLTTAAATLALDESKRITTKVYRGKDPNNVVIKAAGDVWMTNEQLDDLADQIEKTGTQVAGVYIDTSAWAGEPQAPGWDPENVDEGFVAPMEPAMLYGGRIGATEGDVPRSHTPALDVAGELAKRLGTDKFAAGTMADGAEELASVESAPLSERALEMVRHSDNVMAEAIARELADARGKQPSFQVDTQATLDVLREHGFDVSGVDIKDNSGLSVDNRLRARVLAEIVNGAVEEPQLRPLAAYLPVAGGDGTLHERYGESAARGFVRAKTGTLTGVSALAGTAQGQSGRVYSFAFLVNDGEIMAARAAQDDLAAALHEF
- a CDS encoding inorganic diphosphatase, with amino-acid sequence MSVEVTIEIPKGSRNKYEVDHESGKVYLDRYLFTPMAYPADYGFIDHTLGEDGDPLDALVILPEPVFPGVIVEARIVGVFKMTDEAGGDDKLLAVIDDPRWERYQDIDDVEQHIKDEIEHFFVHYKDLEPNKEVSGSGWGDKAEAEKILEEAKARLK